AACACCCTACTAGCCCTTTCCAACAACATAGCAGAAACAGTCGAGCAAGTTGGAGGAGCCGTTGTTGCCATTAACTCTGGTTCCCGTAGTTCCTCAAGCGGAATTCACTGGCATAGCGGTATTATTATTACCTCAGACGAAGCACTTCACCGCTACGAAGAAATTACAACCACCCTATCAAACGGACAAACCGTACCAATTAATCTTGTAGGACACGATCCCAGTACCGATGTCGCTGTTTTTAAGTTACAACAAACAGAAATTCCCGTAGCAAAGATTGGTGATGCGACAACTCTCAAAGTTGGTCATCTTGTACTGGGATTAGCAAGAAGTAACGAAGGTGATATCCGTGCAGCATTAGGTACTGTGAGCGTTGTCAGTGGTGCTTGGCGGAGTATGAGCGGTGGAAATATTGACCAATTTATCCGTCCAGATATTACACTGTATCGTGGTTTTGCTGGTGGACCACTCGTAGATGCTGCTGGTTATGTAGTTGGGATGAACACATCAGGAAGACGGGGTACAGCTTTGACTATTCCTGCTTCTACAGTTAATCGAGTCGTTAACCAACTGTTAGCGAAGGGACGAATGACACGCGGCTATCTTGGTTTGGGTATGCAAGCCGTTCGTTTGCCAAATAATTTGAAAACAGCACTTAATTTAACTACAGCAAGTGGCACGATCGTTGTTAACGTAGAGCCAAATGGACCTGCTGACAATGCAGGTGTACTGATTGGTGATGTAATAATTACTTTCGATAATTCTGTTGTCAACGACACGGGTGATATATTAGCGCTTCTGAATAGTGGCGATCGCGTTGGGAAAACTGTCAAGCTACAAATTATCAGGGGTGGGGCGTTAGTTGAGTTAGAAATAGTCGTTGCTGAAAAATCAGTGACCAGTGACCAGTGACCAGTGACCAGTAACTAACAAAATGTTTCAAGATATAACAGCAGAGTTTGTAACGATCGCACAACAACTGCGTCAAAGTACTGTAAAAGTTCGCAGTAGTTCTTTTGGAAGTGGTTCCGGTGTTATTTGGCGATCTGATGGTGTAATTATTACTAACGCTCATGTTGCCACTCATCATAGAGCAGTAGTAGAACTGTGGGATGGGCGAGTGTATGAGGCTGTACGCATCAGTATCGATCCCACAAAGGATTTAGCTGTTCTCAAAATTGCCAGAACCGATTTACCTGTAGCAACTATTGGCAATTCCGATGCTTTACGAGTTGGGGAGTTGGTGTTAGCAGTCGGTAATCCTTTTGGTGATAGTGGCGCTGTGACCAGTGGTATTATCCATACCAGCAAACAGCATGTAGTTATGGCTGATATTCAGCTCTTTCCTGGTAACTCTGGAGGACCGCTTGCTGATTGTCGCGGACGAGTGATTGGGATTAACACCATGATTGCTTACGGTTTGGCTATAGCGATCCCCAGCCTTACAGTAGAGAACTTTTTGCGCGATCGCTATCCCGTTGTGGAGGCAATATGATTCGGGTGCTGGTAGTTGCTGCTTCCCCTGTGGTACGAGCGGGATTATCAGCCGTGCTCGCAACTCATTCCAAACTGATAGTTGTGGGTACTGCATCAAACTTGGATAATCTAGGGGGAGAAATTGAGCAACTACAACCCGATGTTGTACTCGTGGATTTGGGAAGTAATTTTCAACAATCAAGCTGGGAAAAACTGCTTTCTTTACAACAACAGCAAGATCCCTTCGTATTTCTCGTTCTTGCGGACGAACTTGATAGCATCGCTCTTGAAGCTGGGTTGCGTGGGGGTGTGAGGGGCATATTACCTCAAACCAGCACGGAATCAGAAATTATGGCTGCTGTTGAGGCTGTTGCTTTTGGGCTGGTGGTGCTGCACTTGGATGCTATGGAGTCTGTACTTGCGCTGAAAGGTGCGAGTGGGCGAGAAAAAGTTGTGGCAACTCCCGTACAAACATTAACACCAAGAGAAATTGAGGTTTTAGAAATGCTCAGTGCGGGAGTGGGTAATAAAGCGATCGCCAAACAATTGCAAATTTCCGAGCATACTGTGAAATTTCATGTCTCTTCTATTTTCCAGAAGTTAGATGTCTCTACCCGTACAGAAGCTGTAACTGTTGGTGTCCGTCTGGGATTGATTATGCTATAGATTTTGTAATATTTTTTAGCCAATTTATCACTCTTGAGTTAGAGTTTTTTTACTCTAATCTCGGTTATAAATAAGGTGTGGTCTAATGGGTCAAGCACATAAAACCACGCTACCTCAAAGTTAGTCTGAAGTGGTCTTATCTGGGCAGCATCTACCTTTATCTGTTTTGATTAAGTATTATTGAGGAGCAGTGTAACGGAGTATGAACTTAACAGGAGTGGTTGTTTCAAAACGGCTGAATTCACAGATTTTGTAGTGACTCCATTAGCATTTAAAGACAGTATTTGTAGATTTTTGGACTGAGTCAGCGATCGCTTGGATTGCAAGCTCAACCTGACAGATTGATAAGATTTGTTAATCAGTAATAAACTGCGTTTGCCATCTTGTTTTTGTACTGCCAATGCTTCTACAAAAGGGTGGTCGCTGGTTGTATGCATGACCGCTCCTATTAAGTATTTATTTGCCCAAGCAAATATAGTTGCTGGAGGTCGTAGTTGATTTTTTGGGTCAATCATACCGTAAATTCCATCCTTGAGATGCCAGGAAGTTGCCATATCAACGCCTGCATCAGCTAGGTGTTTCATAACTGAAGCAAACCAAACAGCCCCAATATGGTTGTGCTGTCTTGTTTCACCGGATGTCCACAAATAGTTAATATTGTATTCCCCTAGCAACAGAGGGACTGGGCGTTCTGGTATGTATTTCTTGGCGATCGCTCGAAAATCCTTGACTTGACGTGCATAATTAGGCGTGTAAGACATAATCCCATCAGTGGGTTGTTTTGCGTCTTTGCTACCATAACGATGCCAAGAGATAAAATCTACATTCGGTTTACAGGCTCTGAGAAAAGCTTCCAATCTTTTTGGATTGTCCCATGTCAGTGCTGGTCCCCCTATTTTAATTTGAGGGTCAACAGCCTTCATGGCTTTTGCGACTTTATTGTAAATTATCCACAGTTCATCTAACTTCCAAGCTTTATCGTAAGAAACTTCTTTTTCGTTCAACGGTTCCCAGTAAATAACTTTTTTTTGGAGACGACGGTTGAGAATTTCTACAAGTTGAGCACATAAAGTAGCATAGTTGTCATACTCGGACTTATCCAACAAACCGTCTTTGCTCTGAACCATCCACTTTGGCCAACCAGGAAGATTTTGGATAATAGTGGGTTTGTGAGGATAGGAAGCATCATATCCCGCTTTGATTTTAGCCACATTCCAAGTTTTGGTTGCAGCATCCGTCCAGCGATCGCACAATTGAGCGTGGTGAATGCGAATTAACTTAATACCAAGTTGCTGAATGTGATTTTGGAAGGTGCGATCGGCTGCACGTTCGGGAGACAAAATCTCATAGTCATTAGAACCAAAAGTAAATGGAGTAGACTTTGCTATTTGATTTGTCCAATCAATACTCACTTGAGCAGTCTTTTTAGATGCAGCAGTGGAAGATTTCCATAGCGTATCCAACACTCCAAAAGTGACAGCGCTGGCTGCAGTCAGTTTGATAATATCTCTGCGTTGCATAGAAATTTATGAGTTCGCTATGGGAACATGAGAGGGTTGGGAATAGGGCGTTGTTTTACTTTCCACTCCATTAATCACTAGACCAAAAATTTGGACATTATGTTGGATCAGCTGTGCAAAACTGTCATTGACAGAGTTTTTGTAGCTGCTATTGGGACGGATAACAAACAGCACGTTGGAAATAATAGTTGCCATCAGTGCAGTTTCACTTGTTAAACTTACAGGAGCACTGTCAACAATAACATAATCGTAATCCCCACTCTCTTCACAAGTTGCTAATGCCTGCTCAAAGTGTCCCCGTTTGAGCGTTTCCATAATCCTGCCTTGCTTGGGTAAGCTTGGAAGCAGATCTAAATTGGGTTGTACTGCAACTTGCCCTGCTGTAGATCCTGGAATATAACCCAAACGGCGGCTGAGTTCAGATCTGCGAAAATCTCCATCCACAAGCAGAACTCGAAAGCCCAAATCCACTAGTGCGTAAGCCAAACCTATAGTAACCGTTGTTTTACCTTCTCCCATAATGGCGCTGGTGACTAACAACCGACGATTATTGAGAGGCTGCAAGCTAATTGCAGAAGCAAGACGTTGAAACTCAACTTCTATTTCATGATTAGCCAGTTCAAATTTTGTAACAGAATGTTTGATTCGAGGAATAGTTTGCATCAGGGCGAACTTTCGAGCCTGTAAATCTTTGGCACTTAACAAAGGATTGCGACTTTCTAAAAATAAAACCAAGGCAGTACTACCGACAACCGATGCCAGAACAGCATTAATTATCATTAACATTTTTTTGGGACTGATAGGCTTGGAATCGACCTGGGGTGCATCTAAAACCTGTACATTTGGATATGCATCAAAGGCATCTATATTGTTTTGCTGGATCTGAGCCAGTAAACCATTATAAACACCAGCAGCAACGTCTACTTGTCGTTGTAGTTCTGACAGTTTTGCCTGAGTTTCAGGTACAGATTTCAAGGTGGCTTTCAGTTGAGCAATTTGACTATCAAATTGCCGTGCTTGTTCTTTAAGAGCACTAGCTTCGCTTTCCGCCAGAACAAGTTGTTGGATTAAAGCAGCGCGACCTTGAGGATAATTAGGTGCTACTGTAGTGTCTACTCTTCTACCATCTGCTGTTTGTGCAACGTATTGCTGTAGAATACGTTGTAATTGTTTGCGCCGTACAAGTAGGGTTTTGATTTCTGGATGCTCATTAGTAAAGAGGGATTGTTTCTGACGTAAAGAATTTTCTACCTCAGATAAACGCTGACGTACAAGCTGATATTCTTGGTTTTCACCCAAACTTAGAGAGCGAATTGCTGGATCTGGTGTTAAATTTAAGCGTGTTGAAAGCACTTTTAGGCGATTTTCATGAGCCTTTGCTGAAGCTAAGGCTTGCGCTCTAGCATTGATTAAACTATTGATTGTGGTAACAATACCTTTAATTTGTTCTTCGTTGTTGACTATACCACTAGCCCTTTTAAATTTTGCTAAGTTGTTTTGTGCAAAAGTTAATTTTAATTTGACTTGCTCTAGTTCTTGCTTATTGTATTCCTGGCGTGCTTGACTGTTAGCTTGCCGCAGTTCATTTAAACGTTTTTGATAAGTTTCAGTTAACACTACTGCTCTCTGTAATGCTAGTTCTGGGCTAGAAGCATTTACAGTCACCGATAAAATTGTGGATTGTTCCTCTGGTTTTACCGTGAACAATTTTTTGTACTGAGTAAGACTCTTAAATTTCTTTTTCTCAGGATCTGCTGCTAACACCCGCTCTAGCAAATTATCGCTATTGATGATAGATGCCTGTACATTCAGGGGATTGACTTCAGTGGAAAAACCAACTTCACCATTCCTTAAAGAACCAAGAGTTCCCAAACTTGCATCAAGTTTACTATTGGTTTTTGGCAAAATGAGTTGTGTGCCAGCAACCCAGACTGGCTTAGCAGTCACAAGCGCGAAAGCAGTGCTGAAA
This genomic interval from Scytonema hofmannii PCC 7110 contains the following:
- a CDS encoding GH39 family glycosyl hydrolase, coding for MQRRDIIKLTAASAVTFGVLDTLWKSSTAASKKTAQVSIDWTNQIAKSTPFTFGSNDYEILSPERAADRTFQNHIQQLGIKLIRIHHAQLCDRWTDAATKTWNVAKIKAGYDASYPHKPTIIQNLPGWPKWMVQSKDGLLDKSEYDNYATLCAQLVEILNRRLQKKVIYWEPLNEKEVSYDKAWKLDELWIIYNKVAKAMKAVDPQIKIGGPALTWDNPKRLEAFLRACKPNVDFISWHRYGSKDAKQPTDGIMSYTPNYARQVKDFRAIAKKYIPERPVPLLLGEYNINYLWTSGETRQHNHIGAVWFASVMKHLADAGVDMATSWHLKDGIYGMIDPKNQLRPPATIFAWANKYLIGAVMHTTSDHPFVEALAVQKQDGKRSLLLINKSYQSVRLSLQSKRSLTQSKNLQILSLNANGVTTKSVNSAVLKQPLLLSSYSVTLLLNNT
- a CDS encoding S1C family serine protease, translating into MFQDITAEFVTIAQQLRQSTVKVRSSSFGSGSGVIWRSDGVIITNAHVATHHRAVVELWDGRVYEAVRISIDPTKDLAVLKIARTDLPVATIGNSDALRVGELVLAVGNPFGDSGAVTSGIIHTSKQHVVMADIQLFPGNSGGPLADCRGRVIGINTMIAYGLAIAIPSLTVENFLRDRYPVVEAI
- a CDS encoding LuxR C-terminal-related transcriptional regulator, translated to MIRVLVVAASPVVRAGLSAVLATHSKLIVVGTASNLDNLGGEIEQLQPDVVLVDLGSNFQQSSWEKLLSLQQQQDPFVFLVLADELDSIALEAGLRGGVRGILPQTSTESEIMAAVEAVAFGLVVLHLDAMESVLALKGASGREKVVATPVQTLTPREIEVLEMLSAGVGNKAIAKQLQISEHTVKFHVSSIFQKLDVSTRTEAVTVGVRLGLIML
- a CDS encoding S1C family serine protease: MPSSDISNTLLALSNNIAETVEQVGGAVVAINSGSRSSSSGIHWHSGIIITSDEALHRYEEITTTLSNGQTVPINLVGHDPSTDVAVFKLQQTEIPVAKIGDATTLKVGHLVLGLARSNEGDIRAALGTVSVVSGAWRSMSGGNIDQFIRPDITLYRGFAGGPLVDAAGYVVGMNTSGRRGTALTIPASTVNRVVNQLLAKGRMTRGYLGLGMQAVRLPNNLKTALNLTTASGTIVVNVEPNGPADNAGVLIGDVIITFDNSVVNDTGDILALLNSGDRVGKTVKLQIIRGGALVELEIVVAEKSVTSDQ
- a CDS encoding polysaccharide biosynthesis tyrosine autokinase, coding for MNKIATIVTRRWKLLIAFNLLVVFSTAFALVTAKPVWVAGTQLILPKTNSKLDASLGTLGSLRNGEVGFSTEVNPLNVQASIINSDNLLERVLAADPEKKKFKSLTQYKKLFTVKPEEQSTILSVTVNASSPELALQRAVVLTETYQKRLNELRQANSQARQEYNKQELEQVKLKLTFAQNNLAKFKRASGIVNNEEQIKGIVTTINSLINARAQALASAKAHENRLKVLSTRLNLTPDPAIRSLSLGENQEYQLVRQRLSEVENSLRQKQSLFTNEHPEIKTLLVRRKQLQRILQQYVAQTADGRRVDTTVAPNYPQGRAALIQQLVLAESEASALKEQARQFDSQIAQLKATLKSVPETQAKLSELQRQVDVAAGVYNGLLAQIQQNNIDAFDAYPNVQVLDAPQVDSKPISPKKMLMIINAVLASVVGSTALVLFLESRNPLLSAKDLQARKFALMQTIPRIKHSVTKFELANHEIEVEFQRLASAISLQPLNNRRLLVTSAIMGEGKTTVTIGLAYALVDLGFRVLLVDGDFRRSELSRRLGYIPGSTAGQVAVQPNLDLLPSLPKQGRIMETLKRGHFEQALATCEESGDYDYVIVDSAPVSLTSETALMATIISNVLFVIRPNSSYKNSVNDSFAQLIQHNVQIFGLVINGVESKTTPYSQPSHVPIANS